Proteins encoded within one genomic window of Raineyella fluvialis:
- the pspAA gene encoding PspA-associated protein PspAA gives MIVRILNEGQFRLSEEALASLNTFDDDVEQAVNADDQAALTAVLHALLSDVRSRGERVPDDELADSDLILPDEAATVADVRAWLSDSEEGLIPD, from the coding sequence GTGATCGTCCGCATCCTGAACGAGGGCCAGTTCCGACTGTCCGAGGAGGCGCTGGCCTCGCTCAACACCTTCGACGACGACGTCGAGCAGGCCGTCAACGCCGATGACCAGGCTGCCCTCACCGCGGTGCTCCATGCCCTCCTCTCCGATGTCCGGAGCAGGGGGGAGCGGGTGCCCGACGACGAGCTGGCCGACTCCGACCTGATCCTTCCCGACGAGGCGGCCACCGTGGCCGACGTCCGTGCATGGCTCAGCGACAGTGAAGAAGGGCTGATCCCTGACTGA
- a CDS encoding glycerate kinase: MPGPDDVAPATVSGPRAARTLRVAFVTDRIGGLSSADAGAALATGWNARRPSDDLAVVPIGAAGAGLLEAYADLVGAPISVATSPRDSSLLLQVATAQTVLVGVEVSPSRPAADADPSREASSAPWGEAIARAVAEARDIRTLVVDLGGCRARDGGAGLLAALGASADVPLDRGIAGLAGLSTIDITGVRRALAGVERLVAVVPADQADRVLLGMRGVASLHGVTLREDGLAWDPADLLAAEGSLERLAHLLAPESPDAPGFGACGGTGFALAALGATVTTASAWLDEAIGLSATIGEADVVVTGAGAYDFAHRGGETVAAVVAMAGAAMRPVVAVAGFVTISAREMRSHGLDAAYAVRPGVPGETVVVERAELEEMGRRVARTWAG, encoded by the coding sequence GTGCCCGGCCCCGATGACGTCGCGCCGGCGACGGTGTCGGGGCCGCGCGCCGCACGCACGCTACGCGTGGCCTTCGTCACGGATCGGATCGGTGGACTCTCGTCGGCAGACGCCGGCGCTGCCCTTGCCACCGGGTGGAATGCGCGGCGCCCTTCCGACGACCTCGCCGTCGTGCCGATCGGCGCGGCCGGCGCCGGACTGTTGGAGGCGTACGCCGACCTGGTGGGTGCCCCGATCAGCGTCGCGACCTCGCCCCGGGACTCCTCCCTGCTGCTCCAGGTCGCCACGGCGCAGACCGTGCTCGTCGGTGTCGAGGTCTCGCCATCGCGACCCGCTGCAGACGCAGACCCCAGCCGCGAGGCCAGTTCAGCGCCTTGGGGTGAGGCGATCGCCCGGGCCGTGGCCGAAGCAAGGGACATCCGCACGCTGGTGGTGGACCTCGGCGGATGCCGGGCGCGTGACGGGGGCGCCGGCCTCCTGGCTGCCCTCGGGGCGAGCGCCGATGTCCCGCTCGACCGCGGCATCGCCGGACTCGCTGGCCTCAGCACCATCGACATCACCGGTGTGAGGCGGGCGCTCGCCGGTGTGGAGCGACTTGTCGCGGTGGTGCCGGCCGATCAAGCCGATCGCGTGCTGCTCGGCATGCGCGGCGTGGCGTCCCTGCACGGAGTGACGCTGCGCGAGGACGGGCTGGCGTGGGACCCGGCGGACCTGCTCGCCGCCGAAGGTTCCCTGGAACGTCTCGCGCACCTGCTGGCACCGGAATCACCCGACGCCCCGGGTTTCGGTGCATGTGGGGGGACCGGCTTCGCGCTCGCCGCCCTCGGTGCGACGGTCACCACGGCGTCCGCCTGGTTGGACGAGGCCATCGGCCTTTCCGCCACCATCGGCGAGGCCGACGTGGTCGTCACCGGCGCCGGGGCGTACGACTTCGCGCACCGAGGCGGCGAAACGGTCGCGGCCGTCGTCGCGATGGCGGGGGCGGCGATGCGTCCCGTGGTCGCGGTGGCCGGCTTCGTGACCATCTCCGCCCGGGAGATGCGCTCGCACGGGCTCGATGCGGCCTACGCCGTTCGACCGGGGGTGCCGGGCGAGACGGTCGTCGTCGAGCGTGCGGAACTGGAGGAGATGGGGCGTCGTGTCGCCCGCACCTGGGCCGGGTGA
- a CDS encoding HesB/IscA family protein, translated as MTVQNETLAQQGVILTTGAAAKVKSLLESEGRDDLALRIAVQPGGCSGLRYQLFFDERELEGDIVSSYDGVNVVTDRMSAPYLSGATIDFMDTIEQQGFTIDNPNAQSSCACGDSFH; from the coding sequence ATGACCGTGCAGAACGAGACCCTGGCGCAGCAGGGCGTCATCCTGACCACCGGCGCCGCCGCCAAGGTGAAGTCCCTTCTGGAGAGCGAGGGCCGCGATGACCTGGCCCTGCGCATCGCCGTGCAGCCGGGCGGGTGCTCGGGCCTGCGCTACCAGCTCTTCTTCGATGAGCGTGAGCTGGAGGGTGACATCGTCAGCAGCTACGACGGCGTCAACGTGGTGACCGACCGGATGAGCGCTCCGTACCTGTCCGGAGCGACCATCGACTTCATGGACACCATCGAGCAGCAGGGCTTCACCATCGACAACCCGAACGCGCAGAGCTCCTGTGCGTGTGGTGACAGCTTCCACTGA
- the coxB gene encoding cytochrome c oxidase subunit II, producing the protein MQQGAGQGRYLGLPEAASDRAPAMGQMYVGSWIAAFMVGALVLSILIYSLIRFRRRDPQEVPRQVRYNLPLEFVYTLVPIVIVCTLFFYTVKTQNLVQAKADSTKVHQIDVVGFKWSWAFNYMEQKNPAVGANVNAVGTIESPPTLVLPVNEPVRFNLYSPDVIHSFWVPAFYYKLDVIPGRSNSFDVTPTKVGTYAGKCAELCGTYHSAMLFNVNIVPVEQYNAYLKGLQAQGRTGTFYGPLQANPQLQKKEGN; encoded by the coding sequence GTGCAGCAAGGAGCTGGTCAGGGCCGATACTTGGGTCTGCCCGAGGCTGCGAGCGATCGTGCTCCGGCAATGGGTCAGATGTACGTGGGCTCCTGGATCGCCGCCTTCATGGTGGGCGCTCTGGTGCTCTCGATCCTGATCTACAGCCTGATCCGCTTCCGGCGGCGCGATCCGCAGGAAGTGCCGCGCCAGGTGCGGTACAACCTTCCGCTGGAGTTCGTCTACACCCTCGTGCCGATCGTCATCGTCTGCACGCTCTTCTTCTACACGGTGAAGACGCAGAACCTGGTGCAGGCGAAGGCGGACTCGACCAAGGTCCACCAGATCGACGTGGTGGGGTTCAAGTGGTCGTGGGCCTTCAACTACATGGAACAGAAGAACCCGGCGGTGGGGGCCAACGTCAACGCGGTCGGCACCATCGAGTCGCCGCCCACGCTGGTGCTCCCGGTGAATGAGCCGGTTCGATTCAACCTCTACTCGCCGGACGTGATCCACTCGTTCTGGGTCCCCGCTTTCTACTACAAGCTCGACGTCATCCCCGGTCGGTCGAACTCGTTCGACGTGACGCCCACGAAGGTGGGGACGTACGCCGGCAAGTGCGCTGAGCTCTGCGGTACGTATCACTCGGCGATGTTGTTCAACGTCAACATCGTGCCCGTCGAGCAGTACAACGCGTATCTCAAGGGGCTGCAGGCACAGGGTCGGACCGGTACTTTCTACGGCCCGCTGCAGGCCAACCCCCAGCTCCAGAAGAAGGAGGGCAACTGA
- the ctaD gene encoding cytochrome c oxidase subunit I, which translates to MTTVARVASTSETRERPAVSTGARIIDWLTTTDHKLLGHMYLMTALFFFAVGGVLALFMRAELANPGLQYLNYETYNQFFTMHGTIMLLMFATPAFAGFANALMPLQIGAPDVAFPRLNSFSYWLYLFGSIIACSGFFTPEGAASFGWTAYAPLSNSINTPGTGGDMWTAGLYLLGLSSILGSVNFITTIITLRAPGMTMFRMPIFSWTILVTAILVLVTFPVLAAGLMVLFADRTLGTQILDAANGGPLLWQHLFWFFGHPEVYVLALPFFGIASEVVPVFSRKPIFGYVGLVIATIAIGGLSFTVWAHHMFTTGAVSLPFFSFMTYLIGVPTGVKFFNWLGTMWGGSISLDTPMLWILGFITTFLFGGLTGIMLASPPLDFQMQDSYFVVAHFHYTLFGTVVFTFFGGLYFWWPKFFGRMLNETWGKIHFWLTFIGFHTTFLVQHWLGIEGMPRRYADYLVTDHFTALNQISTVGAFITGISVLTFLWNLWISRNNPKVEVDDPWGWARSLEWATSCPPPAFNFTSLPKIRSEAPAFDLHYPEIAHAIHGHVLDDASAVSTKEVTK; encoded by the coding sequence ATGACGACTGTCGCACGCGTCGCTTCGACGTCCGAGACCCGGGAAAGGCCAGCAGTATCCACTGGCGCGCGGATCATTGACTGGCTCACCACGACCGACCACAAGCTGCTCGGTCACATGTACCTGATGACAGCGCTGTTCTTCTTCGCCGTGGGCGGTGTCCTGGCCCTGTTCATGCGCGCCGAACTGGCCAACCCAGGTCTGCAGTACCTCAATTACGAGACCTACAACCAGTTCTTCACCATGCACGGCACGATCATGCTCTTGATGTTCGCGACTCCGGCCTTCGCCGGCTTCGCCAACGCGCTGATGCCGCTGCAGATCGGTGCCCCGGACGTCGCCTTCCCGCGACTGAACTCCTTCTCCTACTGGCTGTATCTCTTCGGCTCGATCATCGCCTGCTCGGGCTTCTTCACCCCCGAGGGTGCTGCGAGCTTCGGCTGGACCGCGTACGCCCCGCTGTCGAACTCGATCAACACGCCGGGCACCGGTGGTGACATGTGGACGGCCGGGCTCTACCTGCTCGGTCTGTCCTCGATTCTCGGGTCGGTGAACTTCATCACCACGATCATCACCTTGCGTGCTCCGGGGATGACCATGTTCCGGATGCCCATCTTCAGTTGGACCATCTTGGTGACCGCCATCCTCGTGCTGGTCACCTTCCCGGTGCTGGCCGCCGGCCTGATGGTGCTCTTCGCGGACCGTACGCTCGGTACCCAGATTCTCGACGCCGCCAACGGTGGCCCCTTGCTCTGGCAACACCTCTTCTGGTTCTTCGGACACCCCGAGGTCTACGTCCTTGCCCTGCCGTTCTTCGGCATCGCGTCCGAGGTCGTGCCGGTCTTCAGCCGCAAGCCGATCTTCGGCTACGTGGGCCTGGTGATCGCCACGATCGCGATCGGTGGTCTGTCCTTCACCGTGTGGGCGCATCACATGTTCACCACCGGCGCGGTCAGCCTGCCGTTCTTCTCCTTCATGACCTACCTGATCGGCGTGCCGACAGGCGTGAAGTTCTTCAACTGGCTGGGCACCATGTGGGGCGGCTCGATCTCGCTCGACACGCCCATGCTGTGGATCCTCGGCTTCATCACGACCTTCCTCTTCGGTGGCCTGACCGGCATCATGCTGGCCTCTCCGCCCCTGGACTTCCAGATGCAGGACTCCTACTTCGTGGTGGCGCACTTCCACTACACACTGTTCGGGACCGTGGTCTTCACCTTCTTCGGCGGTCTGTACTTCTGGTGGCCGAAGTTCTTCGGTCGGATGCTGAACGAGACCTGGGGCAAGATCCACTTCTGGCTCACGTTCATCGGTTTCCACACCACGTTCCTCGTCCAGCACTGGCTGGGTATCGAGGGCATGCCGCGTCGATACGCTGACTACCTTGTCACCGACCACTTCACCGCGCTCAACCAGATCTCGACGGTCGGCGCGTTCATCACCGGCATCTCGGTCCTGACGTTCCTCTGGAACCTGTGGATCTCCCGCAACAATCCGAAGGTCGAGGTCGACGACCCGTGGGGTTGGGCCCGGTCGCTGGAGTGGGCCACCTCGTGCCCGCCGCCGGCCTTCAACTTCACGTCGCTGCCGAAGATCCGGTCCGAGGCCCCGGCCTTCGACCTGCACTACCCGGAGATCGCCCACGCCATTCACGGGCACGTCCTGGATGACGCGTCCGCCGTCTCGACCAAGGAGGTCACCAAGTGA
- a CDS encoding cytochrome c oxidase subunit 4, whose translation MKAEQWLFWALAIYLGLMSPVYAFSTWKTQGEVEIIGTVVLILTFLFLVMIGAFIALTGRRMDARPEDRLDATVADGAGPVGFFAPASIWPFWCALVVAMMFLGWIFGYWMTIIGVGIGVWAVAGWSLQFYRGDYAH comes from the coding sequence GTGAAGGCTGAACAGTGGCTCTTCTGGGCACTGGCCATCTACCTCGGCCTGATGAGCCCGGTGTACGCCTTCAGCACTTGGAAGACGCAGGGAGAGGTCGAGATCATCGGCACGGTGGTGCTGATCCTGACCTTCCTGTTCCTCGTCATGATCGGGGCGTTCATCGCCCTGACCGGGCGCCGGATGGACGCCCGTCCGGAGGACCGCCTGGATGCCACCGTCGCTGATGGGGCCGGACCGGTCGGCTTCTTCGCTCCTGCGAGCATCTGGCCGTTCTGGTGCGCCCTCGTCGTCGCGATGATGTTCCTCGGTTGGATCTTCGGCTACTGGATGACGATCATCGGCGTCGGTATCGGCGTGTGGGCGGTCGCCGGTTGGTCGCTGCAGTTCTACCGCGGGGACTACGCCCACTGA
- a CDS encoding Rieske 2Fe-2S domain-containing protein — protein sequence MTNQLERPVDDPGLEPHIPSWVSTNPHADKHAQGRVVVAFAVSSLCALASVVTYFAIPHGIQIEIGAFRSDLHNVVFGTTMGLAIFLIGVGAVTWGLNLMDDTDSVQQRHIPTSSDEARTEALVTVSEGIRASGVGRRKFMMASLGGALGLFALPLVVTLADMGPWPTARKRANTIERTIFAEATPQKPIRLVNDISWKPIKAADVEIGQLINAQPENLKNYEGVEYQQEKAKSSIIIVRMDPASINIPASRKDWQVSGILCYSKICTHVGCPITLWEQQTHHLLCPCHQSTFDLGNAGHVVFGPAARSLPQLKIGVDSQGYLIATQDFTVPVGPSFFERDSRNDYKEGDA from the coding sequence ATGACCAACCAGCTCGAGCGACCGGTGGACGATCCTGGTCTCGAGCCGCATATCCCCAGCTGGGTTTCCACCAACCCGCACGCCGACAAACACGCGCAGGGCCGCGTCGTCGTCGCCTTCGCCGTCTCCTCGCTGTGCGCGCTGGCGTCCGTGGTGACGTACTTCGCGATCCCGCACGGCATCCAGATCGAGATCGGTGCGTTCCGCTCCGATCTGCACAACGTGGTCTTCGGGACCACGATGGGCCTGGCGATCTTCCTGATCGGCGTCGGCGCCGTCACCTGGGGCCTGAACCTGATGGACGACACCGACTCCGTCCAGCAGCGCCACATCCCCACTTCGTCCGACGAGGCCCGTACCGAAGCTCTCGTCACCGTGAGTGAGGGGATCCGCGCCTCCGGCGTCGGGCGCCGCAAGTTCATGATGGCCAGCCTCGGTGGCGCCTTGGGCCTGTTCGCCCTGCCGCTCGTCGTGACCCTCGCGGACATGGGCCCGTGGCCGACCGCCCGCAAGCGGGCCAATACGATCGAGCGGACCATCTTCGCCGAGGCGACCCCGCAGAAGCCGATCCGCCTCGTCAACGACATCAGCTGGAAGCCGATCAAGGCGGCGGACGTCGAGATCGGCCAGCTGATCAACGCCCAGCCGGAGAACCTCAAGAACTACGAGGGCGTGGAGTACCAGCAGGAGAAGGCCAAGTCGTCGATCATCATCGTCCGGATGGATCCGGCGTCGATCAACATCCCGGCCTCCCGCAAGGACTGGCAGGTGTCGGGCATCCTCTGTTACTCGAAGATCTGTACCCACGTCGGGTGCCCGATCACTCTGTGGGAGCAGCAGACGCACCACCTGCTGTGCCCCTGCCACCAGTCCACCTTCGATCTGGGCAATGCGGGTCACGTGGTCTTCGGCCCGGCGGCGCGCTCGCTGCCCCAGCTCAAGATCGGCGTCGACTCTCAGGGTTACCTGATCGCGACCCAGGACTTCACCGTTCCGGTGGGCCCGAGCTTCTTCGAGCGTGACTCGCGCAACGATTACAAGGAAGGTGACGCGTGA
- a CDS encoding c-type cytochrome, with amino-acid sequence MKYLSTRRRHPAAKPLILVLALFLVGAVYALVMPSTRVSAAPGLSQQVEQGKALFQVSCSSCHGLNGEGTTQGPSLVGVGAASVDFQMGTGRMPMARPGQQAPRKKSQFSQDEISAISAYVATLGAGPAIPNATVVDPTNLTDEEIARGGELFRTNCSACHNITGKGGALPNGKYAPSLTKVDTVHIYEAMRIGPQQMPVFSKNVITDQDAQEIIGYLKSVNGSASNGGGLSLGSMGPVTEGLWAWVVGVGGLIVLAAWVTSKGARSK; translated from the coding sequence GTGAAGTATCTGTCCACGCGGAGGCGACACCCGGCTGCCAAGCCACTCATCCTGGTGCTCGCCCTGTTCCTGGTCGGAGCCGTGTACGCGCTCGTCATGCCGAGCACCCGGGTTTCCGCCGCCCCCGGCCTGTCGCAACAGGTCGAGCAGGGCAAGGCGCTGTTCCAGGTGTCCTGCTCCTCCTGCCACGGCCTGAACGGCGAAGGCACGACCCAGGGTCCGTCCCTGGTCGGTGTCGGCGCCGCGTCCGTGGACTTCCAGATGGGCACCGGCCGCATGCCGATGGCGCGCCCGGGCCAGCAGGCCCCCCGCAAGAAGTCCCAGTTCTCGCAGGACGAGATCTCGGCCATCTCGGCGTACGTCGCCACCCTCGGCGCCGGCCCGGCGATCCCGAACGCGACGGTCGTCGACCCGACGAACCTCACCGATGAGGAGATCGCCCGCGGCGGGGAGCTGTTCCGGACGAACTGCTCGGCCTGCCACAACATCACCGGCAAGGGCGGCGCACTGCCGAACGGCAAGTACGCGCCCTCGCTCACCAAGGTGGACACGGTGCACATCTACGAAGCCATGCGCATCGGTCCCCAGCAGATGCCGGTCTTCTCCAAGAACGTCATCACCGACCAGGACGCCCAGGAGATCATCGGCTATCTCAAGAGTGTGAACGGCAGCGCCAGCAACGGCGGCGGCCTCTCCCTCGGCAGCATGGGCCCCGTGACCGAGGGCCTGTGGGCCTGGGTCGTGGGCGTCGGCGGCCTCATCGTGCTCGCCGCCTGGGTCACTTCGAAGGGGGCTCGCTCCAAGTGA
- a CDS encoding cytochrome c oxidase subunit 3: MWVWLASELMFFAAIFAAYFNMRNIHAAAGTGGWTPAEWLDIPKAVAVTVVLVLSSVTCQLGVHAAEHGRVKRTGSLLNVGGWGMREWYTLTFVMGAFFLSGQIMEYSKLFTEGLTPQSFAYGSVYFFGTGFHGLHVLGGLVGFLFILARTYLARTFTHEQAVSAIALSYYWHFVDVVWIILFSVIYFLH, translated from the coding sequence ATGTGGGTCTGGCTGGCATCCGAGCTCATGTTCTTCGCCGCGATCTTCGCCGCGTACTTCAACATGCGCAACATCCACGCCGCGGCAGGCACCGGTGGCTGGACCCCCGCCGAGTGGCTCGACATCCCCAAGGCGGTCGCCGTGACCGTCGTACTGGTGTTGTCGTCGGTCACCTGCCAGTTGGGGGTGCACGCGGCCGAGCATGGGCGGGTGAAGCGCACCGGGTCGCTCCTGAACGTCGGGGGCTGGGGAATGCGCGAGTGGTACACGCTCACCTTCGTGATGGGCGCCTTCTTCCTCTCCGGCCAGATCATGGAGTACTCGAAGCTCTTCACCGAGGGCCTCACCCCGCAGTCCTTCGCCTACGGCTCGGTCTACTTCTTCGGCACGGGCTTCCACGGCCTCCACGTGCTCGGCGGCCTTGTCGGCTTCCTCTTCATCCTTGCCCGCACGTACCTCGCGCGGACCTTCACGCACGAGCAGGCGGTCAGCGCGATCGCCCTGTCGTACTACTGGCACTTCGTCGACGTGGTGTGGATCATCCTCTTCTCGGTGATCTACTTCCTCCACTGA